Below is a genomic region from Myxococcus fulvus.
TGCCGCGCAGCGCGCTGAGCAAATCGTGCACCACGAAGCGGCTGTGGCGCAGCGTCGTCTTGCCCGCCTCCACCTTGGACAAATCCAAGAGGTCGTTGACCAGCTCGAAGAGCGACTCGGCGGAGTTGCGGATGAACTGGACCTGCTTCTCCTGCTCCGAGGACAGCGGCCCGTTGATGGGGTTGAGCAGGACCTTGGACAGGCCGAGGATGGAGTGCAGCGGCGTGCGGAACTCGTGGCTGACGTTGGCGACGACGCGGCTCTTGATTTCCGCGGCGCGGTGCAGCCCTTCCGCCTTCTCGTCCAGGGCCGCGTGCAGGCTGCGCACGCCGCGGTTGGACTCCTCCAACTCGCGGTTGAGCCGCATCAGCTCATCCGCGCGGCGCTTGAGCTCGCGGCGCTGGCTCTCCGCCTCGCGATGCAGCGCGGACAGCTCGCTCATCGACGTGCTCACCTGCTCCAGCGCGGCGCCGTAGTCCTCCGGCACCAGGCTGCCCACCAGCAGCACCCCGCCCTCGTGCGGGCGCGCGCGGAAGGCGAACGTGGTGGGCGTCTGGCCACGGCACAGGATGAGCTCCCAGCCGTCCACGCGCTCGTCGCGCGCTTGGATCAACAGCCGGTCCACCTTGTCCTCGGTGCCCTGGGCCGCCAGGGCCCGCAGCGTCTTGCCCGGGACGGCCTCGAGCACACCCTGGGCGCGAGCGTCCACCCACGTGAGCACGCCCTGGGCGTCACAGGTCATCGCGACCTCGCGGCTCAGCTCGTCCACGGCGAGGCTCTTGTCGTGAGAGGAGAGTCTCATGAGCGCGTCTCCTCCCACGAAACACCCGCGGTGGCGAGCAGCGCGCGCGCCTGCGGATGCCGGCTTCCCAGCACCGCCTTCAACATCCCCAACACGGTGGGGAAGGCGAGCAGGCCGAAGCCCCGCCGGGGCCAGAAGCCCACGTACCAGCGCACGTGGTCGGCCATCAGCTCGGGCTTGTCCGCGTCCAGCGCGTCGGCCAGGTATGAAAGCTGGAGTCTCAGCTCTTCCTCCAATCGGGGGCGGTCCTCCTGGGTGAGGTAGAGGGCCAGCCGGGCAGTGGCGGCACGGGACAGCTCCGCCGCGTCGTCTTGCAGGGTGCGTGAGGGACCTTCCGGGTAGCGCAAGGCTTCCCGGGCGGCGCGCACATGCTCATACGGCTCGGTGCCGGGGCCCCACCCCTCGGCCTCCAGCGCGGAGGCCAGCCCGGCGAAGTTCACGTCGAGATGGAAGGTGGACATTCCCCGCGACACCAGCAAGGTGCGCAGCCAGCGCGCATAGCCCTCCATCACCGAGGGGCGCTGCTCGTCGAGGGATTGCACAAGGTAGCGCACATGGAAGCGCGCATCCTCGTCGCCGAAGCGGCGCGCGCGCTCGGGGCCGTAGCGCGCCTCCCAGAAGGGGTCTTGATACATCGGCTCGACGGAGGCCTGGGCGATGACGTCAGCGCGCGCGGCCAACTGGCGACTCGGTTTCTCCATGCGTTGTCCTCAAACTCCCAGCGCGCGGCAGGCGGACGAGACGAGCTCGCGCGCGTCCTTGCCGTGGAAGGTCACGTGCAGCTCCTTCTCCAGGCCGGGGGCCCATCGGAAGGCGTGTCCGCCGACGGCGATGGGTAGGTGGGGGGCGACTTCTCTGGCGGCTTCCACCGCGCGGCGCAGCGCGGGCAGGTGGTACGACATCGTCACGGACAGGGCGAGCAGGTGCGGCGTCTCCTCGCGCAGCATGCGCGCCAGGTGCTCGGCGGGGACGTTGGCGCCCAGGAAGCGCACCTCGAAGCCCGCCATCTCCAGGAAGTCACTGGCCATGCGCGCGCCGACCTCGTGCAGCTCCCCCTCCACGCACGACACCATGACGACCTTGCCGTTGGGCGGGTCGCGAGGCAGGTGGCGGTAGAGGTGGGCCAGGGCGAGCTGGGACACGGCGGTGGCCAGGTGCTCCTGGGCCACGGAGATGATGTTCTCCTGCCACATGCGGCCAATCTCGTACTGGGCCTGCTGGATGACCTCCAGGTGGATGATCTGCAGGGGGATGCCCCGCAGGAGCCCATCATCCACCAGCAGTCGCAGGGCTTCCTTCCGGTTGCCCGCGAGCTGCGCCGCCAGGTAGCGCGTCCTGAGCTGGGAGAGGGCGTCTTCGGTCACGGGTGTCACGAGCTCGGGGGGCGTCAAGTATCGGAAAGTAGTGACGGGAACCTGCCTCGATACAGTCGAGTACACGCGAGCGGGGGTGTTTTCATCGACAACCTGACACTGAACGTTCGGGAAGACGAGCGCTCGTGAAGTCGCCCGCCCTGTAGATTTTGCAGAGGCACCGGGCCCAACACGCTTCGCCGGCGGGGGGAATCGGGATAGGGAATCCGAAGCGCGAAGAGGCCGGTGACACTTTGGGAAGGCACCGGTGTTCCCTTTCGCGGAACGAGGGAGGCGCGACGCCGGTGTCTATCGATGTGGAGGCCTACTACCGCCGCTACGGCCCCCAGGTGCTCCGGCGCTGCCGCTTCCTCCTGCGTGACGAGGAGAAGGCCGTGGACGCCATGCACGACGTGTTCGTGCAGCTCTTGCGCTATCAGGGGGCGCTGAAGGACGCGGCTCCCTCCAGCCTGCTGCACCGCATCTCCACCACCGTGTGCCTCAACCGCCTGCGCGGCGCCCGGCGTCGCCCGGAGGACCGCGAGGATGAGCTGGTGCTGCAGATCGCCTCCGCGGACGACACCGAGTCGCGGGCGAGCGCGCGGGGCATGTTGGACCGGCTGTTCGGCCGGGTGCCCGCGTCCAGCCGCGACATCGCGGTGCTGCACCTGGTGGATGGGATGACGTTGGAGGAGACGGCGCGCGAGGTGGGCCTGTCCGTGTCCGGTGTGCGCAAGCGCCTGCGCGCGCTGACGTCCGTGTTGCAGGAGCTCGAGCTGGAGGCCGCATGACTTCCCCCCAACGCACCCCGGACTGGCTGCTGGAGCGAATCCTGCTGGGTGAGCTTCCCCCCGACGAGCTGGCCGCCGCGCGCGCCCGGCTGGAGTCGGAGCCGGAGGGCCTGGCGCGCCTGGCCGCGCTGGAGGCCGACACGCGCGCCACCCTGGAGCGGCTGCCCGCCGAGCGCGTGGCCCGCGAGGTGGATGCGCGATTTCGCCGGGACGCCGAGCGTCGTGCGGCTCGTCCCGCGTGGCTGACGCCCGCGATGGGGCTGGTGCCCGTGCTCGCGGCGCTCGCGCTGTTCATGGTGGTGAAGCCCGCGTCCCAGCCCTCGGCCGGCGTGGACGCGCCGGTGGCGGGGTGGGACACGGAGACCACGCGCTCCAAGGGCCTGAAGCCGAAGCTGGAGGTGCACCGTCAGCGAGGGCAGGCGGACGAGTCGCTCCAGGACGGCGCGCGCGCGGCGCCGGGAGACGTGGTGCAGCTGGCGTACGTGGCGGCGGGTCAGGCGCACGGCGTCATCCTCTCCGTGGACGGGCGGGGCGCCGTCACGCTGCACGCGCCCGAGCACGGGGCCCGGGCCGCGGCGTTGTCCCCCTCCGGCACACAGCGGCTGCCCGGGGCCTACGAGCTGGATGACGCGCCGGGCTTCGAGCGCTTCTTCCTCGTCACGTCGGACGCGCCCTTCGAGGTGGAGCCCGTGGTGGAGGCGGCCCGGCGGCTCGGGGCGTCGGCCGGGGCCGACACCGCGTCGCTCATGTTGCCCGAGGGCTTGACGCAGGTGTCCTTCACACTTCAAAAGAAGGAGTGATGAAACCCCGAGCCCTTCTCGCACTGTGGCTGTGGGCGGGGGTGGCGGTCGCCGATGTCAGGGCGGCGCGCCCCCTCGCGATGGAGGAGGGTGAAGGTGCGTTCGCGCAGGCCGCGGACACAGGCCCCGAGCCCGGGCGTCGCGGGCTGCGCAAGGGCAACGTCCACATGGAGCTGTGGTCGAGCGACATCCAGCTCGCCAACCTCGCGGTGAAGCTGGGCGGTGGCCCCTTCTACCTGACGCTGCTGGCGGGAATCGAGCCGGGCAGCCGCGACGAGGCCCGCTTCAACTTCGGCCTGGGCGTGGGCGGGCACATCGTGCTGTCGCACCGCTTCTGGTTGGACCTGGACGTGACGGGCGGCGCGGTGCAGCCGGTGCAGAAGCCGCTCGAGGGCGACGGCGGCAACGTGCTGGGCCAGCTGCGCCTGATGCTGGGCGTCCAGGTGATGCCGCGCTTCGCGGTGTTCCTCGGCCCCACGTACAACGCGTGGCTCGTGTGGGGACAGCCGGACTTCGCGTCGGTGACGCGCATGTCCGTGCGAGAGAGCCACCCGAAGGCCGACAAGCGCTTGCAGCACTGGCCCGGCCTCCAGCTGGGACTGCACTTCTAGTCGGGCTACTCCACCTTGCTGGCGCGCAGCACCGTGGCGTCGCCCGCCGGGCCCGCCTTGGCGCGCGTCTCCAGCGTGGCGCGGATGCGCAGTCCGCCGCTGGTGGTCTGCTGCATGAGCGACTCCATCTGCTGCTCGTTGCCGCCCGTCACCGCCGTCAGGTCCAGCTCGTGGACGGGAATCGCGTCCATGCCCGGCTTGTCCGCCAGCACCGCGTTGTACGAGGGGCAGGGCGGGGCGATGCACCGGATGCCGCTGTCCGTGACGATGTAGACGGCGCTCTCACCCGCCTTGGCCTCGCCGCCGTTGGCGTTGGAGGGGGGCGGGGCGACGGGGGTGCCGCTGCGGTCATTGTCGGGGGCGGCGTTCTCCGCGGCCGGGCGGGTGTCGCCCGGGGCGGGCGTACCGGGCTCGCCCGCGGCCGACGACGAGGAGGCGGACGGCTTGCTGCATCCAGCGGCGAAGCCCAGCGCGAGGGCGGCGAGCAACAGCGGGCGGACGTTCATGGGAAGGCTCCGGAAGGCGGGAAGGCACCTAGTGTCCATCGCCCCCGGCGATTGGGCCAGTCTCCCGTTCGCCCGGCTGACTGGCGGTCAATTGGACTGCCCGTGGCTGAATGCCCGTACAGGGCGGGTAGGGTGGCTGATGCGCTTCAGTTGACGTCCTGGCGCTCGTGTCCAGAGTGCTTCTGGCGCGTTGACCCGCCTGGACTCACGGGCTACATCGACCGCCTGATCGGCCCCTCCGGGGGCCGGGATTCAAGGACGACCTCCGATGGAATTCCGCATCGCCGCCGACGAGCTGAAGAAGGCCCTCTACCGCGCCCAGGGCATCGTGGAGCGCAAGACGACGATGCCCATCCTGGCCAACGTGCTCGTCAACGCGACGAAGGGCGGCATCACCGTCACCGCGTTCGACCTGGACATCGGCATCGTGTCCGAGCACCCCGCCGAGGTCATCAAGACGGGCGCCGTCACGCTGAGCGCCAAGTACGTCTTCGACATCGTGCAGAACCTGCCGGACGCGCAGGTGACGCTCAAGAAGCTGGCGAACAACTACGTGGACATCGCCAGCGGCTCGGCCCACTTCAAGATTGTCGGCATGGCGGCGGAGGAGTACCCGAAGCTGCCCAAGGAGGAGAACGCCCCGCTGGTGCAGGTGGGCGGCAACACCCTCCTGGAGATGATCAAGAAGACCCAGTTCGCCATCTCCAGCGACGAGACGCGCTACATCCTCAACGGCGTCTTCTTCGAGCCGCAGGCCAGCGGCAAGGTCCGCATGGTGGCCACGGACGGTCACCGGCTGTCGCTCATCGAGCGGGAGCTGACGGGGGACTTCAAGCTGAAGAGCGGCGTCATCATCCCGCGCAAGGGGTTGATGGAGTTGAAGCGCCTGTTGGACGAGGCGCCGGACGCGGAGTGCCACCTGGGGTTCGCGGAGAACTCGGCGCTCTTCAAGAAGCCGGGCCTGACGATGGTGATGCGGCTCATCGACGGGCAGTTCCCGGAGTACCAGCGGGTGATTCCGAAGGAGGGGGAGAAGGTCGTCCTCGTTCCCAAGGTGCGGCTCTTGGAGGGGCTCAAGCGCATCGCGCTGTTGTCCGCGGACAAGAGCAACGCGGTGCGAATCGGGCTGGCGGAGAACAAGCTCATCATCACCGCGAGCAACCCGGACCTGGGCGAGGCGCGCGACGAGGTGGAGCTGGCGTACCAGGGCAAGGACATCACGGTGGGCTTCAACGCGCGCTACCTGATGGACGTGCTCGCGGTGACGGACACGGACGAGGTGAGCTTCGAGCTGGGTGACGAGCACAGCCCGGGCGTGCTGCACGCGCCGGGGGACCGCACGTTCACCGCGGTGGTCATGCCGATGCGCGTCTGAGTCGGCCACGGCCGGCGTGTCGCCGTGCGAGCCCATGCGTGCTCCACC
It encodes:
- the dnaN gene encoding DNA polymerase III subunit beta yields the protein MEFRIAADELKKALYRAQGIVERKTTMPILANVLVNATKGGITVTAFDLDIGIVSEHPAEVIKTGAVTLSAKYVFDIVQNLPDAQVTLKKLANNYVDIASGSAHFKIVGMAAEEYPKLPKEENAPLVQVGGNTLLEMIKKTQFAISSDETRYILNGVFFEPQASGKVRMVATDGHRLSLIERELTGDFKLKSGVIIPRKGLMELKRLLDEAPDAECHLGFAENSALFKKPGLTMVMRLIDGQFPEYQRVIPKEGEKVVLVPKVRLLEGLKRIALLSADKSNAVRIGLAENKLIITASNPDLGEARDEVELAYQGKDITVGFNARYLMDVLAVTDTDEVSFELGDEHSPGVLHAPGDRTFTAVVMPMRV
- a CDS encoding DUF6748 domain-containing protein, with product MNVRPLLLAALALGFAAGCSKPSASSSSAAGEPGTPAPGDTRPAAENAAPDNDRSGTPVAPPPSNANGGEAKAGESAVYIVTDSGIRCIAPPCPSYNAVLADKPGMDAIPVHELDLTAVTGGNEQQMESLMQQTTSGGLRIRATLETRAKAGPAGDATVLRASKVE
- a CDS encoding cobalamin B12-binding domain-containing protein codes for the protein MTEDALSQLRTRYLAAQLAGNRKEALRLLVDDGLLRGIPLQIIHLEVIQQAQYEIGRMWQENIISVAQEHLATAVSQLALAHLYRHLPRDPPNGKVVMVSCVEGELHEVGARMASDFLEMAGFEVRFLGANVPAEHLARMLREETPHLLALSVTMSYHLPALRRAVEAAREVAPHLPIAVGGHAFRWAPGLEKELHVTFHGKDARELVSSACRALGV
- a CDS encoding RNA polymerase sigma factor, which codes for MSIDVEAYYRRYGPQVLRRCRFLLRDEEKAVDAMHDVFVQLLRYQGALKDAAPSSLLHRISTTVCLNRLRGARRRPEDREDELVLQIASADDTESRASARGMLDRLFGRVPASSRDIAVLHLVDGMTLEETAREVGLSVSGVRKRLRALTSVLQELELEAA
- a CDS encoding ActD-like protein — protein: MTSPQRTPDWLLERILLGELPPDELAAARARLESEPEGLARLAALEADTRATLERLPAERVAREVDARFRRDAERRAARPAWLTPAMGLVPVLAALALFMVVKPASQPSAGVDAPVAGWDTETTRSKGLKPKLEVHRQRGQADESLQDGARAAPGDVVQLAYVAAGQAHGVILSVDGRGAVTLHAPEHGARAAALSPSGTQRLPGAYELDDAPGFERFFLVTSDAPFEVEPVVEAARRLGASAGADTASLMLPEGLTQVSFTLQKKE